The nucleotide sequence CAGCGGTCGCGCGCGGCCTTGACGCACACCCCGTACTTCACGGCCAGGCGGTAGACGCCGATGCCCGTGTGCAGGATGACGCAGGGCAGAAAGACCACATAAAAGGCCAGCCAGCCGTCGTGCAGGCGCTTGACGCTGCCCGCCACATTGATGGGCAGGTTGGTCATCACCGTATAGACGTGGAAGAACACGCCCACCAGAATGACCACGGCCGTAAAGACCTGCACCAGCCAGAGCCAGGTATCGGCCTCGCGCAGGCTGCGGCTGTGGCGCACGAAAATAGCCAGCTCATTGGCGCGGAAGGGCATTTTGCGGGCCGCGATCCAGAAGTGGAAGACCACCAGCAGGATGATGACCGGGGCTACGACCTGGGTCAGGAAGGTGGCCTCCAGCAGCCAGGCGATGCCGTTGGTCAGCGCGGGACTGAGCACCACGCTGCCCTCCAGAATCAGATGGACACAGACGAAAAGGGCCAGCAGCGCGCCGGACGCGGCTTGCCAGAAATCCAGGCGGGTCCGGGCGTCGGCAGGGGATCTGCTTGGTGCCATATCAACTCCTTTACAAAAGTATTCCGTATTCCAGACAAGGAAAGCGCCGGGGCACGGCCCGCGCGGATGCGCCGTCACAAACGCCGGTACGGGGCCTGGCCCGTTTCGTAATAATTGTCGCCCAGGCAGTCGATGACCACAATGGCCGGAAAATCCTCCACTTCCATGGCGGCCACGGCCTCGGGACCGAGATCCTCATAGGCCAGCACCGTGTACTTTTTAATGCTGCGGGTGATAAGCGCGCCCGCGCCGCCCACAGCCGCCAGATAGGGCACGCCGTGCTTTTTCATGGCTTCCACCACTTCCGGCTTGCGATACCCCTTGCCGATCATGCCCCGGAGGCCCTGATCCAGCAAGCGGGGGGTGTAGGCGTCCATGCGGCCTGAGGTAGTGGGCCCGGCCGCACCGATGACCTGACCCGGTTTGGCGGGCGAGGGGCCCACGTAGTAGACCACCGCGCCGCGCAGATCCACGGGCAGGGGCTCGCCCCGGTCCAGGGTCTCCACCAGGCGCTTGTGGGCCGCGTCGCGCGCGGCCAGAATAGTGCCGGAAATCAGCACCCGGTCGCCGGCCCGCAGGGAGCGCGCCGTAATGTCGTCAAAGGGAGCGCGGATACGTTTGACCTGATCGTCGGACATGTCCGTCCTCCTTTTACAGCACGACTTCCGCGTGGCGGGCCGCATGGCAGTTGATATTCACGGCCACCGGCAGGGAGGCGATGTGGGTGGGGGCCCACTCCACATGCACCTTGAGGGCTGTGGTCAGGCCGCCCAGCCCTTGCGGGCCGATGCCGGTCCTGTTGATCATTTCCAGCAGCTCCCGCTCAAAGGCGGCATAGCGCGGATCAGGATTGACGCTTTCCAGGTCGCGCGCGGCGGCTTTTTTGGCGCAGAGGGCCGCCACTTCCATGGTGCCGCCCAGGCCCACGCCGACCACCATGGGCGGGCAGGAATTGGGCCCGGCGGCCAGCACCGCGTCCAGAACCACCTTACGCACGCCTTCAATGCCGTCGGCGGGCACCAGCATTTTCAGCACGCTCTTGTTTTCCGAACCCGCGCCCTTGGGGGCCAGGCGTAGGCGCAGGCTGTCGCCGGGCACGATGCGGGTATGGATGACCGCAGGCGTGTTGTCCCTGGTGTTCTTGCGCTCGAACAGGGGTTCGGCCACGCAGGATTTGCGCAGATAGCCGTCCACATAGCCCCGGCGCACGCCTTCGTTGACGGCGTCCTCAAAGCCGCCGCCCACGATATGCACGTCCTGTCCCAGGTCGGCGAAAACCACAGCCAGACCTGTGTCCTGGCAGATGGGCATTTCCTCGCGCGCGGCGATGTCCGCGTTTTCCAGCAACTGGTCCAGGATGTTGCGGCCCACCGCCGAAGGCTCCTGCGCGCGGGCCGCGCGCAGGCCTTCAAGCATGTCGCCGGGCAGGCGGCAGCAGGCTTGCACGGCCAGCGCGGCCACGGCCTCGCTGACGGCAGTGACGTGAATTTCCTTCATGTTCGCTTCTCCCGGCAGCCTACGGATGGAAGGGCCAGATCATGGGAATGAGCAGCCAGCACATCAGCAGCGTGATCAACTGCAGGGGCCAGCCGGCCTTGACGTAATCCAGGAAGCTGTACTTGCCCGGCCCGAGCACGATGGTGTTGGGCGGGGTGGCGATGGGCGTCAGGAAGCAGGCCGAGGCCGACATGGCGATGCCCATGGTGATGGGCAGGGGCGAAATGCCGCTGGCCAGGGCGATGGGCAGGGCCAGCGGAGCCATGAGCGCCGCCGTGGCCGTATTGGACATGAAGTTGGTGATCAGGGCCGTAAGAGCGCAGCAGACCAGCATGAGCATCCAGGGGTCGGAAACCATGCTCACTACGGCGTTGGCCACAATGGCCGCCGCGCCGGACTTGGCCATGGCCGCGGACATGGAAAGCATGCCTGCGAAAAGAAAGATTGTGGTCCAGTCCACGCTGCGGAAGGCCTCGCGCATGGTCATACAGCCGGTGATGACCATCAGGCAGGCGCCCAGGATGGCGGCGGTGGTCAGGGGCATGAGCTCACTGGCCATCATGAAGACCACAAAGGCGAAAATAAGGATGGAGTGGTACATCTTGTTTTCGCGGCGGGTCTGACCCTCGGTGACGATATCGTCGTCCATCTGGCGGCCTTCGGGCAGAAAGCGGTGGCCGATCAGGCCGTAGTACACCAGGCCCGCCACCAGCAGCGGCACGCCGATCAGGCCGAACTCGAAGAAGCTGAACGGCGCCTGGCCGGTCTGGGCCAGCATGGAGTTG is from Desulfovibrio porci and encodes:
- a CDS encoding fumarate hydratase — its product is MKEIHVTAVSEAVAALAVQACCRLPGDMLEGLRAARAQEPSAVGRNILDQLLENADIAAREEMPICQDTGLAVVFADLGQDVHIVGGGFEDAVNEGVRRGYVDGYLRKSCVAEPLFERKNTRDNTPAVIHTRIVPGDSLRLRLAPKGAGSENKSVLKMLVPADGIEGVRKVVLDAVLAAGPNSCPPMVVGVGLGGTMEVAALCAKKAAARDLESVNPDPRYAAFERELLEMINRTGIGPQGLGGLTTALKVHVEWAPTHIASLPVAVNINCHAARHAEVVL
- a CDS encoding SLC13 family permease; the protein is MKRFLFPAVLLLVLSAVLVGQDALAGTGMGIKLPEDPTKAYITLGILVVAAIMFFTEIVPLPITALLVPVALSLTKVITSKVAFSYFGDPTVILFMAMFIVGEATFITGFADKVGALAVRLSKGNTVLLLVYTMAVVGLLSTVLSNTGTTVVAVPMILGMCIKAKLAPGKVLMPVAFASSLGGTVTLVGTPPNGIINSMLAQTGQAPFSFFEFGLIGVPLLVAGLVYYGLIGHRFLPEGRQMDDDIVTEGQTRRENKMYHSILIFAFVVFMMASELMPLTTAAILGACLMVITGCMTMREAFRSVDWTTIFLFAGMLSMSAAMAKSGAAAIVANAVVSMVSDPWMLMLVCCALTALITNFMSNTATAALMAPLALPIALASGISPLPITMGIAMSASACFLTPIATPPNTIVLGPGKYSFLDYVKAGWPLQLITLLMCWLLIPMIWPFHP
- a CDS encoding Fe-S-containing hydro-lyase — translated: MSDDQVKRIRAPFDDITARSLRAGDRVLISGTILAARDAAHKRLVETLDRGEPLPVDLRGAVVYYVGPSPAKPGQVIGAAGPTTSGRMDAYTPRLLDQGLRGMIGKGYRKPEVVEAMKKHGVPYLAAVGGAGALITRSIKKYTVLAYEDLGPEAVAAMEVEDFPAIVVIDCLGDNYYETGQAPYRRL
- a CDS encoding succinate dehydrogenase/fumarate reductase transmembrane subunit, with product MAPSRSPADARTRLDFWQAASGALLALFVCVHLILEGSVVLSPALTNGIAWLLEATFLTQVVAPVIILLVVFHFWIAARKMPFRANELAIFVRHSRSLREADTWLWLVQVFTAVVILVGVFFHVYTVMTNLPINVAGSVKRLHDGWLAFYVVFLPCVILHTGIGVYRLAVKYGVCVKAARDRWRKWIWIVMGCYLVLGALALARVWFLG